A window of the Bacillus andreraoultii genome harbors these coding sequences:
- the flgL gene encoding flagellar hook-associated protein FlgL: MRVTQSMLSNNMLRNLSNSYNKMGKLQDQLATQKKITRPSDDPVVAMLGLGYRTDLNQVQQYTRNISEVNNWLESTDDAITQGVKVLQRVRELTVQASNGTYEETQRDAIAVEVEQLRDQLQTIAETQVGGKYIFNGANTNQAPKDGQFSDGDITIEIFDGISMTVNTKGKDLFGSALSEKDQTTGAEEGTLNGLIKILKDPTATDGQINEYIGKIDKEIDRFLKVQAEVGAKQNRVEMMKDRLSAQKVISTRILSENEDVEMEQVITEMITQESIHRAALSVGAKIIQPSLMDFLR; encoded by the coding sequence ATGCGGGTAACTCAATCCATGTTATCAAATAATATGTTACGGAACTTAAGTAATAGTTATAATAAAATGGGGAAACTTCAAGACCAGCTAGCAACTCAAAAAAAGATTACTCGACCATCAGATGATCCAGTTGTAGCAATGCTTGGACTTGGATATCGAACTGACCTAAATCAAGTACAACAATATACGCGGAACATTAGTGAAGTAAATAATTGGCTTGAATCAACAGATGATGCCATTACCCAAGGTGTAAAAGTTCTTCAACGGGTACGAGAACTAACTGTACAAGCATCTAACGGGACATACGAAGAAACCCAACGTGATGCAATTGCTGTTGAGGTCGAACAATTACGTGACCAATTACAAACAATCGCCGAAACACAAGTCGGTGGGAAATATATTTTTAACGGAGCAAATACGAATCAGGCACCAAAAGACGGTCAATTCTCTGATGGGGATATTACGATTGAAATTTTTGATGGAATCTCAATGACGGTCAACACAAAAGGAAAAGATTTATTCGGTTCTGCTCTTAGTGAAAAAGATCAGACAACAGGTGCTGAAGAAGGTACTTTGAATGGTTTGATAAAAATATTAAAAGACCCAACAGCAACGGATGGTCAAATCAATGAATATATTGGAAAAATCGATAAAGAAATTGATCGGTTTTTGAAAGTTCAAGCTGAAGTTGGGGCAAAACAAAACCGGGTTGAAATGATGAAAGATAGACTCAGTGCTCAAAAAGTGATTTCAACAAGAATACTTTCTGAAAATGAAGACGTCGAAATGGAACAAGTAATTACTGAAATGATCACACAAGAATCAATCCACCGGGCAGCGTTGAGTGTCGGTGCAAAAATCATTCAACCATCGCTTATGGACTTTTTAAGATAA